GACGAGGTGCGGCTGAATAAAGTAATTTAAACGAGTTTTGCTCGTTTTATGCATCGTGGGTATACAAGAAATTGGAGGTGTCAAGACTAGAATGGCAAGATACACAGGTCCAGTGTGCCGCCTGTGCCGTCGCGAGGGCATTAAGCTTTACTTGAAGGGCGATCGCTGCTTCAGTGAAAAGTGTGCCATCGACCGGCGCCCATATGCACCTGGTCAACATGGACAAGGTCGTAAACGCACATCGGAGTACGGCTCACAATTGCGTGAAAAGCAAAAGGCTCGCCGTTACTACGGTGTTTTAGAAAATCAATTTGGACGCTACTACGAGGAAGCAGCTCGCCGTCGCGGTGTCACAGGTGAAAACCTGCTTGAACTGCTCGAGAGCCGTCTTGACAACGTGGTTTACCGTTTGGGCTTTGCAGCTTCTCGCGCAGAAGCTCGTCAGTTGGTCCGTCACGGCCACTTCAATGTCAATGGACGTCGTGTTGATATCCCATCCTACCTCGTTCGTGAAGGCGACGTGATTGCGGTTCGTGAAAAGAGCCGTGAAGCGGGTCGCGTAAAGGAATTGGTGGAACTGTTGGGTACTCGCACCATCCCGGCTTGGCTCGAAATGGATGCCGAAAATCTTTCCGGTAAGGTTTTGCGTAAACCTGCTCGTGAGGAGATCGACACGCCAATCGAAGAGCAAATGATCATCGAGCACTACTCGCGGTAATTCGGTTGCATGACAGGCACGGATGAACCGGCCGGTTCCGAGCGTCGACAAGGAGGATTATGAATGATTG
This is a stretch of genomic DNA from Alicyclobacillus dauci. It encodes these proteins:
- the rpsD gene encoding 30S ribosomal protein S4, with amino-acid sequence MARYTGPVCRLCRREGIKLYLKGDRCFSEKCAIDRRPYAPGQHGQGRKRTSEYGSQLREKQKARRYYGVLENQFGRYYEEAARRRGVTGENLLELLESRLDNVVYRLGFAASRAEARQLVRHGHFNVNGRRVDIPSYLVREGDVIAVREKSREAGRVKELVELLGTRTIPAWLEMDAENLSGKVLRKPAREEIDTPIEEQMIIEHYSR